Part of the Xanthomonas sp. SI genome is shown below.
CCCGGCTGTACGGCGATCGCCAGGCCGCGGTGCCGGCGACCTTGCGGCAGCTGTCCGATGCGGCCGATCGGCTGACCCGCACCTACGAGGCCAGGTACGTGCTCGACGGCGCGCTGGCGCGGGCGCCGCTGGGCGCCACCGTCACCGTCGAGATTCCGACCGGCACGGACGCCGCCGCTTCGCTGCAAGTCCCGATCGGCGCCGTATTCGATCCGGGCAAGGGTCCGGGCGTATGGGCCGTCGAGGGCAAGCCTGCAAAGGCCGTCTGGCGCTCGGTCCAGGTGCTCGGCCTGACCGACGAGGTGGCGCAGGTGAAAGGCAATCTCCAGGCTGGCGACCAAGTCGTGTCGCTGGGCGCGCACCTGCTTCGCGAAGGCCAACTGGTCAGGCCGATCGATGGCCAGGCGCTGGCCGGCGGAGCGCGTCCATGAGCGAGGGGCGTTTCAACCTGTCGGCGCTGGCGGTGCGCGAGCGTTCGATCACGCTGTTCCTGATCTTCCTGATCTCCGTTGCCGGCGTGCTCGCGTTCTTCCAGCTCGGACGCGCGGAAGATCCGCCGTTCACGATCAAGCAGATGACGGTGGTCACCGCCTGGCCGGGCGCGACCGCGCAGGAGATGCAGGACCAGGTCGCCGAACCGCTGGAAAAACGCCTGCAGGAACTGCGCTGGTACGACCGCGCGGAAACCTATACGCGTCCAGGCCTGGCCTTCACCATGATTTCGCTGCTCGACAGCACCCCGCCTGCGCAGGTGCAGGAGGAGTTCTACCAGGCCCGCAAGAAACTCGGCGACGAGGCCAGGAAACTGCCGGCCGGCGTCATCGGCCCCATGCTCAACGACGAGTACGCCGACGTGACCTTCGCGCTGTTCGCGCTCAAGGCCAAGGGCGAACCGCAACGGCTGCTGGTGCGCGACGCCGAGACGCTGCGCCAGCAATTGCTGCACGTTCCGGGCGTGAAGAAGGTCAACATCATCGGCGAGCAGCCCGAGCGCATCTTCGTCTCCTTCTCCCACGACCGCCTGGCCACGCTGGGCGTCGCGCCGCAGGACATCTTCGCCGCGCTCAACAGCCAGAACGTGCTGACCCCGGCCGGCTCCATCGAGACCAAGGGACCGCAGGTCTTCCTCCGTGTCGATGGCGCGTTCGACAGCCTGGAGAAGATCCGGCAGACCCCGATCGTCGCCCAGGGACGGACGCTGAAACTGTCGGATGTGGCGACCGTGGAACGCGGCTACGAGGATCCCGCCACCTTCCTGGTCCGCAACAACGGCGAACCGGCGCTGCTGCTGGGCGTGGTGATGCGCGAGGACTGGAACGGCCTGGATCTGGGCAAGGCGCTGGAGGCGGAAGTGGCCAAGGTCAACGCCGGGTTGCCGCTGGGCATGGCGCTGAGCAAGGTGACCGACCAGGCCGTCAACATCGGTTCGGCGGTCGACGAGTTCATGGTCAAGTTCTTCGTCGCCCTGCTGGTGGTGATGGTGGTGTGCTTCGTCAGCATGGGCTGGCGTGTCGGCCTCGTGGTCGCGGCGGCGGTACCGCTGACGCTGGCGGCGGTATTCGTGGTCATGGCCGCGAGCGGCAAGAACTTCGACCGCATCACGCTCGGCTCGCTGATCCTGGCGCTGGGCCTGCTGGTGGACGACGCCATCATCGCCATCGAAATGATGGTGGTGAAGATGGAGGAAGGCTATAGCCGCGTCGCTGCCTCGGCCTATGCCTGGAGCCATACGGCGGCGCCCATGCTGTCCGGCACGCTGGTCACGGCCGTGGGCTTCATGCCCAACGGATTCGCGCGCTCCACGGCCGGCGAATACACCAGCAACATGTTCTGGATCGTCGGCATCGCCCTGATCGCGTCCTGGGTCGTCGCGGTGGTGTTCACTCCCTACCTGGGCGTGAAGCTGCTGCCGGACATCAAGAAGATCGAAGGCGGCCACGCCGCCATCTACGACACCCGCCACTACAACCGCTTCCGGCAGGTGCTCGGGCGCGTCATCGCGCGCAAATGGCTGGTCGCCGGCACGGTGCTCGGGCTGTTCGCGCTGTCCATCGTCGGCATGGGCGTGGTCAACAAGCAGTTCTTCCCGACCTCCGACCGGCCCGAGGTGCTGGTCGAGGTACAGATGCCCTACGGCACCTCGATCGAGCAGACCAGTGCGGCGACGGCGAAGGTCGAAGCCTGGCTGGCGAAACAGAAGGAGGCGCGGATCGTAACCTCCTACATCGGCCAGGGCGCGCCACGGTTCTTCCTGGCGATGTCGCCCGAACTGCCCGATCCGTCGTTCGCCAAGATCGTGGTGCTCGCCGGCGACGACAAGCAACGCGAAGCGCTCAAGTTCAGGCTGCGCCGGGCCGTGGCCGATGGCTTGGTGCCGGAGGCACAGGTGCGCGCCACCCAGATCGTATTCGGGCCGCCTTCGCCGTTTCCGGTGGCGTATCGCGTCATGGGGCCCGACCCGGACGTGCTGCGCAAGATCGCAAGCGACGTCGCCGATGTCATGCATGCCAGCCCGATGATGCGCACGGTCAATACGGATTGGGGACCGCGCGTCCCCACCCTGCGCTTCACCCTCGACCAGGACCGGCTCCAGGCCGTCGGGCTGACCTCCAGCGCCGTGGCCTCGCAGTTGCAGTTCCTGCTGAGCGGCGTGCCGCTGACCGAGGTGCGCGAGGACATCCGCTCGGTGCAGGTAGTGGGACGCGCAGGCGGCGAGATCCGTTTCGATCCTGCGAAGATCGCCGGCTTCACGCTGGTCGGGGCGGCAGGCCAGCGCATTCCGCTGTCCCAGGCCGGCAGCGTCGATGTGCGCATGGAGGATCCCATCCTGCGCCGCCGCGATCGCACGCCGACCATCACCGTGCGCGGCGACATCGCCGAAGGCCTGCAGCCTCCGGACGTTTCCACCGCCATCATGGCCCAGCTGCAGCCGATCATCGCCACGCTACCGCCCGGTTACCGGATCGAACAGGCGGGCTCGATCGAGGAGGCCGGCAAGGCCACCAAGGCGATGCTGCCGCTGTTCCCGATCATGGTCGCGCTCACCCTGCTCATCATCATCCTGCAGGTGCGCTCGATCGCGGCCATGGTCATGGTGTTCGCCACCAGTCCGCTCGGCCTGATCGGTGTCGCACCGACGCTGCTCATCTTCCAGCAGCCCTTCGGCATCAATGCCCTGGTCGGCCTGATCGCGCTGTCGGGCATCCTGATGCGCAACACGCTGATCCTGATCGGGCAGATCCACCACAACGAACGCGAAGGGCTGAGCCCGTTCGATGCGGTCGTCGAAGCCACCGTGCAGCGCGCGCGGCCGGTGATCCTGACCGCGCTGGCCGCGATCCTGGCGTTCATCCCGCTGACCCATTCGGTGTTCTGGGGCACCCTCGCCTACACGCTGATCGGCGGCACCTTCGCCGGGACGGTTCTGACCCTGGTGTTCCTGCCGGCCATGTATTCCATCTGGTTCCGGATCAGGCCGGAACCTTCGCGCTGATCAAGGCTTCACGAATCGATAGGCGAAGCGATCGGTCTCGCCCTTTACCAGGGGATCGAACACTTTGACCGAGTGCGGATCGTCGCGGTTCGCGAGCAGGCCGGTTTCCGCCTCCAGCACGAAGCCGGCCGCCTCCACCTCCTCGCGGACGGATGCAGGCTCGATCCGATGCAGCGACGAGGCCTCGCGCGTACCCGCACCGACGGCGGCGGCATGATCGACGATGACGTAGGACCCGCCGGGCCGCAGCCGCGCGTAGACGGCTCGATTGAAGCGCGCCGCGGTCGCGCCCCTGGACTGGATCAATGCGGTATGCAGATCGTGATAGAACAGGTGCAGCCACAGCACATCCGCCGGCTGCATGGTCTCCGGCATCGCCACGAGGTCCGCCGAGACGACTTCGACGTTGTCTCGGCCCGGCTCCTTCGCAAGCGCGCGCATGCGGCCGACCGGATCGTTGCTGAAGTGCGCGACTTCGGCCGGCACGACGCTGTAGACCCGTCCTGCGGGTCCCGCGATGTCGGAGAACAGACGGGTCCAGTCGCCGTCGCCTGGGTAGATGTCGATGACAGTGGAGCCTGCATCGACGCGTGCGAACCGGATCAACTCGGATAGTTTGGCTTGGTCGTACATCGCGATCTCCGTTACGGTTGGGTACTGGGCCAGTGCGTGACCTGCGAGTGGGCGATCCACGGCCGATTCACCGTTTGCCCGGACCCGGCGGCCGCACGTAGCCGGCGCTACGCGAGCCCGGACGCGTCCACCCGCGAGGCCCGCGCCAGTGCCTGGGTGTCGATGTATTCGCGGATGCTTGCCAGTCTGCCGGCGCGGACGGTGATGGCGAAGATCCAGTCGTCCTCGAACGTCTTGTTGGTGGCTTTGATCTTCCCGCTGGCGAAGCCGGCGACCAGAACCCGGTCGCCTTGCGCTACGAACTCGCGGGGTTGCGTGGACGTTTCCATCGACCTGGATGCCGTCTCAAGCAAATCCGCCAGCCCCGCGTGTCCGCGATACGTTCCGGCTAGCGGCCAGTTTTCGCCCGGGACGATCCACTCGATGTCTTCGGCGACCAGCGCCAGCAGACCCTGCCTGTCGCCGCGGCCGAGCGCGGCGAAGAAGTCCTTCACGGTCTGGATGTTCTTCTCGGTACTCATGGGAATGTCTCCTTTGCTCCGGATCGCATCGCGCTCGATCCGTCCGCGGGCGTCCCGCCCCGCTGGGTGGGGACGCCGTGTTCATCGGTCGAACGTGACCAAGTCCTTGAAGATCAGTGGACCCCAGCTGTTCCCGCGTGCCTGGACCAGCAGCCCGCCTTCCGAAAGCCCGCCAAGTTTGACTGGCGAGAAACCGAGTTCTTCCGCAAGCGCAGCGATTTCCGCTGCGGCAGCGTCATCGTCGCTCGCCAGGAACACGACTCTCCTGCCGCCATGTACCGCGGGGGCCTGGGCGAGGACCGCGGCGCCCAGATGATTGAAGCCCTTGACCAGCCGCCCACCAGAGAAGGCTTGCGCGACGGCCTTGGAAGAAGGCTGTCCCCCCAGTTCCTCGGTGGGCACGCCGTAGGCATTGGTCACATCGACGATGGTCTTCCCCTGCCAGTTGGGGAGGGCTTTGGCGACATCCGGGTGCGACTCGAAACGGACTGCCAAAAAGACGATGTCCGCCTTGACCGCTTCCGCCAGCGTGTTGGGGATGATCGTGGGGCCGATCGCGGCCGCAGCGGACGCGAAATTTTCCGGAGCGCGCGTGGTGGCAATGGACACTTCGATGCCGTTGCGCGCGAACGCCTTGGCCAGCGCCTGGCCGACATTGCCGAAGCCGATGATTGCGTAGTTCATGGATCCTCCTGTTGGTTCACCGCGCCCTGCGGGCTCCGACTGTCGAATGGAGCGAGCGCCGGACGCAGCGCGTCAGAGTTGCGCCAGGCCGCCGTCGACGGCGACCTCGCTGGCGGTCATGAAGCTGCTGTCCGACGACGCGAGAAAGGCGGCCACGGCGCCGATCTCGGCCGGATCGGCCATGCGCTGCAGCGGCGTCATCGCCGCGAAGACCTTCTGGCCCTCCTCGCCCAGCGCCGCCTTCGCCAGCTCGGTCGCCGTCGCCCCGGGCGACAGCACGTTGACCCGGATCCCGGTGCCCTTCAGGTCCTCCGCCCAGGTCCGCGCGAGGTTGCGCACCGCCGCCTTGCTCGCGCTGTAGGCGCTCATTCCCGGGGCGCCCGTGGTGCCGGCGCTCGATCCG
Proteins encoded:
- a CDS encoding efflux RND transporter permease subunit codes for the protein MSEGRFNLSALAVRERSITLFLIFLISVAGVLAFFQLGRAEDPPFTIKQMTVVTAWPGATAQEMQDQVAEPLEKRLQELRWYDRAETYTRPGLAFTMISLLDSTPPAQVQEEFYQARKKLGDEARKLPAGVIGPMLNDEYADVTFALFALKAKGEPQRLLVRDAETLRQQLLHVPGVKKVNIIGEQPERIFVSFSHDRLATLGVAPQDIFAALNSQNVLTPAGSIETKGPQVFLRVDGAFDSLEKIRQTPIVAQGRTLKLSDVATVERGYEDPATFLVRNNGEPALLLGVVMREDWNGLDLGKALEAEVAKVNAGLPLGMALSKVTDQAVNIGSAVDEFMVKFFVALLVVMVVCFVSMGWRVGLVVAAAVPLTLAAVFVVMAASGKNFDRITLGSLILALGLLVDDAIIAIEMMVVKMEEGYSRVAASAYAWSHTAAPMLSGTLVTAVGFMPNGFARSTAGEYTSNMFWIVGIALIASWVVAVVFTPYLGVKLLPDIKKIEGGHAAIYDTRHYNRFRQVLGRVIARKWLVAGTVLGLFALSIVGMGVVNKQFFPTSDRPEVLVEVQMPYGTSIEQTSAATAKVEAWLAKQKEARIVTSYIGQGAPRFFLAMSPELPDPSFAKIVVLAGDDKQREALKFRLRRAVADGLVPEAQVRATQIVFGPPSPFPVAYRVMGPDPDVLRKIASDVADVMHASPMMRTVNTDWGPRVPTLRFTLDQDRLQAVGLTSSAVASQLQFLLSGVPLTEVREDIRSVQVVGRAGGEIRFDPAKIAGFTLVGAAGQRIPLSQAGSVDVRMEDPILRRRDRTPTITVRGDIAEGLQPPDVSTAIMAQLQPIIATLPPGYRIEQAGSIEEAGKATKAMLPLFPIMVALTLLIIILQVRSIAAMVMVFATSPLGLIGVAPTLLIFQQPFGINALVGLIALSGILMRNTLILIGQIHHNEREGLSPFDAVVEATVQRARPVILTALAAILAFIPLTHSVFWGTLAYTLIGGTFAGTVLTLVFLPAMYSIWFRIRPEPSR
- a CDS encoding class I SAM-dependent methyltransferase, giving the protein MYDQAKLSELIRFARVDAGSTVIDIYPGDGDWTRLFSDIAGPAGRVYSVVPAEVAHFSNDPVGRMRALAKEPGRDNVEVVSADLVAMPETMQPADVLWLHLFYHDLHTALIQSRGATAARFNRAVYARLRPGGSYVIVDHAAAVGAGTREASSLHRIEPASVREEVEAAGFVLEAETGLLANRDDPHSVKVFDPLVKGETDRFAYRFVKP
- a CDS encoding nuclear transport factor 2 family protein, which codes for MSTEKNIQTVKDFFAALGRGDRQGLLALVAEDIEWIVPGENWPLAGTYRGHAGLADLLETASRSMETSTQPREFVAQGDRVLVAGFASGKIKATNKTFEDDWIFAITVRAGRLASIREYIDTQALARASRVDASGLA
- a CDS encoding NAD(P)-binding domain-containing protein, whose amino-acid sequence is MNYAIIGFGNVGQALAKAFARNGIEVSIATTRAPENFASAAAAIGPTIIPNTLAEAVKADIVFLAVRFESHPDVAKALPNWQGKTIVDVTNAYGVPTEELGGQPSSKAVAQAFSGGRLVKGFNHLGAAVLAQAPAVHGGRRVVFLASDDDAAAAEIAALAEELGFSPVKLGGLSEGGLLVQARGNSWGPLIFKDLVTFDR